A single window of Syngnathus acus chromosome 23, fSynAcu1.2, whole genome shotgun sequence DNA harbors:
- the nrcama gene encoding neuronal cell adhesion molecule a isoform X8, translating to MDFPVVHLIMGKSTMRSSGSGAVLLMIFLSHLTAALEVPLDPKVLEGLPQPPTITLQSPKDYIFDPREDIIIHCEAKGKPHPSFSWTRNGSHFDVEQDSKVLMKPGSGTLVIDISGEKAEAYEGTYQCTAHNDHGTAISNNIVIRQSRSPLWSKERLEPITVQTGVSLVLQCRPPAGLPPPVIFWMDNIFQRLPLDNRVTQALNGDLYFSNVLPEDNRNDYICYARFPYTQTIQQKQPISVTVLQTFPAGQRRPDFMTPLGATSTKMVLRGETLELECIAEGLPTPEMSWQKDGGELPTSRVSFLNYKKTVKILDVSESDGGDYTCTATNRLGTAHHIIKVAVKAAPFWISAPRNLILAPNETGILTCRVSGDPKPDISWFVNGVPIENAPEDPTRKVDGDTVILSRVQTSSSAVYQCNASNEFGYLIANAFVSVLVAEPPRVLTPPNQVYKVITNSPALLHCATFGSPIPTITWFKDRQISIKSEDPYVIHENGTLEINVAQSQNSGKYTCIASNNLGIKENHVFLEVKEPTRILKQPEYKVVQRGMSAIFECKVKHDPSLVPTMTWLKNSGELPDDERFEVDTDSLIIKDVTEEDEGTYTCIMNTTLDRDSASAMLTVVEATPTPAIVYEKPDPPTDLELTDQTERSVQLTWIPGDEHNSATQNFLIQYEDLLHQPGIWVNMTEVAGTSTTAQLELSPHVYYSFRVLAKNQVGYSQPSQPSRQYRTNPAAPDENPSNVHGEGTEPGNLVISWTSLTGFQSNGPGLEYKVLWRQMDVDQEWSSNTVANASQYVVSGVPVYVPYEIKVQALNDYGNGPEAEVVVGYSGEDLPLSAPDGVLVTVDNSTMAKVHWEPVSPNSVRGKLKGYKVYYRRQRGLEEDVDQESQDQVLTFNENQTEGHLAGLQPYSLYNIFIRVLNSKGEGPQSQDKQFETLEGVPGPPSFLNVLNPSLDSLTLEWGPPLKKNGRLIGYTLKYQPVINSSEVGPATVLDFPLNETTVALDNLNSSVLYQFHLSAKTIKGAGANFTKEASTVTETTVASRHVDIATQGWFIGLMCAIALLILVLLIVCFIKRNKGGKYPVKEKEEAHQDPEIQPMKEDDGTFGEYSDTEDHKPLKGSRTPSNGTVRRDESDDSLVDYGEGGDGQFNEDGSFIGQYSGKKEKDTHEGNESSEAPSPVNAMNSFV from the exons ATGGACTTCCCTGTGGTCCACCTGATCATGGGCAAGAGTACGATGAGATCCTCAGGCTCTGGAGCGGTTCTTCTCATGATCTTCTTGAGTCACCTGACAGCGGCGCTGGAAGTGCCCCTTGATC ctaaggTCCTGGAAGGAT TGCCTCAGCCCCCCACTATCACGCTGCAATCCCCAAAGGATTACATCTTCGACCCACGGGAGGACATCATCATCCACTGTGAAGCCAAGGGGAAGCCTCACCCCAG CTTTTCTTGGACGAGGAACGGGAGCCATTTTGATGTGGAGCAAGACTCCAAAGTTCTAATGAAACCCGGTTCGGGAACTCTGGTCATCGACATCAGTGGGGAAAAGGCCGAGGCCTACGAGGGAACGTACCAATGCACGGCCCACAATGACCACGGCACGGCTATCTCCAACAACATCGTCATCAGACAGTCCA GGTCCCCCTTGTGGTCGAAAGAAAGACTTGAGCCCATCACGGTGCAGACGGGGGTCTCGCTGGTGCTGCAATGCCGCCCCCCGGCAGGGCTGCCCCCTCCCGTCATATTTTGGATGGATAACA TTTTCCAGAGGCTGCCGCTGGACAATCGAGTGACCCAGGCCCTGAACGGAGACTTGTACTTTTCCAACGTCCTCCCAGAGGATAATAGGAACGACTACATCTGCTATGCCCGCTTCCCGTATACGCAAACCATCCAGCAGAAGCAGCCCATCTCCGTCACAGTGCTACAAA CCTTCCCAGCAGGACAGCGGCGTCCCGATTTCATGACTCCTTTAGGCGCCACCAGCACCAAGATGGTCCTGCGAGGGGAGACCCTCGAGCTGGAATGCATCGCCGAAGGCTT GCCCACTCCGGAGATGTCTTGGCAGAAAGACGGCGGGGAGCTGCCAACCAGCAGAGTTTCTTTCCTGAACTACAAGAAGACGGTTAAGATTTTGGATGTAAGCGAAAGCGACGGCGGCGACTACACCTGCACGGCGACCAACCGCCTGGGCACGGCACACCACATCATCAAGGTCGCCGTTAAAG CTGCTCCATTCTGGATCAGCGCTCCCAGGAACTTGATCCTGGCCCCAAATGAGACCGGCATCCTGACTTGTCGAGTCAGCGGAGACCCCAAGCCGGATATTAGTTGGTTTGTCAATGGAGTCCCGATAGAAA ATGCTCCTGAGGACCCCACTCGCAAGGTGGATGGCGACACGGTCATCCTCAGCCGTGTGCAAACCAGCTCCAGCGCCGTTTACCAGTGTAACGCCTCAAACGAATTTGGCTACCTTATCGCCAACGCATTTGTCAGCGTGCTCG TAGCGGAGCCCCCGAGGGTGCTCACTCCTCCCAACCAAGTGTACAAGGTCATCACCAACAGTCCCGCTTTACTCCACTGCGCCACTTTCGGCTCACCCATACCAACCATCACATG GTTCAAAGATCGACAAATCAGCATCAAGAGCGAAGACCCCTACGTGATCCACGAGAACGGCACGCTGGAGATCAACGTGGCCCAATCGCAGAACAGCGGCAAGTACACGTGCATTGCTAGCAACAACCTGGGCATCAAGGAAAACCACGTTTTCCTGGAGGTCAAAGAGCCCACGCGTATCCTGAAGCAGCCCGAGTACAAGGTGGTGCAACGAGGCATGAGCGCCATCTTCGAGTGTAAAGTCAAGCACGACCCGTCCCTCGTCCCCACCATGACATGGTTGAAAAACAGCGGCGAGCTGCCAGACGACGAGAG GTTTGAGGTGGACACCGACAGTTTGATCATCAAAGACGTGACGGAGGAAGACGAGGGCACTTACACGTGCATCATGAACACCACCCTGGACCGGGACTCGGCCAGCGCCATGCTTACAGTCGTCG AGGCTACTCCCACTCCAGCTATTGTCTACG AGAAACCTGACCCGCCAACTGATCTGGAACTCACTGACCAAACAGAACGGAGTGTTCAGCTCACCTGGATCCCTGGAGATGAACACAACAGTGCCACTCAga ATTTTTTGATCCAGTACGAGGATTTGCTGCACCAGCCCGGCATCTGGGTCAACATGACAGAAGTGGCTGGTACGAGCACCACGGCGCAACTGGAGCTCTCGCCGCACGTTTACTACTCCTTCCGGGTTCTGGCCAAGAACCAGGTGGGCTACAGCCAACCCAGCCAGCCATCACGCCAGTACAGAACCAACCCGGCGG CACCTGATGAGAATCCTTCAAATGTTCATGGAGAAGGAACAGAACCTGGCAACCTGGTCATCTCCTGGACA TCGCTAACAGGATTCCAGTCCAACGGGCCCGGTCTGGAGTACAAAGTGCTTTGGCGCCAGATGGACGTGGATCAAGAATGGTCCTCCAATACGGTGGCCAACGCCTCACAATACGTCGTGTCCGGAGTTCCCGTCTACGTTCCCTACGAGATCAAAGTCCAAGCGCTCAACGACTACGGCAACGGGCCGGAAGCCGAGGTCGTCGTCGGATACTCCGGGGAAGACT TGCCTTTGTCCGCCCCTGATGGTGTCCTGGTCACGGTTGACAACAGCACAATGGCTAAAGTGCATTGGGAGCCGGTGTCGCCTAACTCGGTTCGTGGGAAACTTAAAGGCTACAAG GTATACTACCGTCGCCAACGAGGCCTGGAGGAAGATGTGGATCAAGAGTCCCAAGACCAAGTTCTGACCTTCAACGAGAACCAGACCGAGGGACACCTGGCGGGCTTGCAGCCCTACAGCCTCTACAACATCTTCATCAGGGTCTTGAATAGCAAAGGAGAAGGTCCTCAGAGTCAGGACAAGCAATTTGAGACCCTCGAGGGAG TTCCAGGACCACCGTCTTTTTTAAACGTCTTGAATCCCAGTTTGGACTCGCTCACTCTGGAATGGGGTCCACCACTGAAGAAAAATGGACGCCTTATTGGGTACACGCTGAAATACCAGCCAG TTATTAACAGCTCGGAAGTGGGGCCGGCCACCGTCCTGGATTTCCCGCTCAACGAGACCACGGTAGCGTTGGACAACCTCAACTCCAGCGTCCTCTACCAGTTCCACCTGAGTGCAAAGACCATCAAAGGCGCTGGCGCCAATTTCACCAAAGAGGCCTCCACCGTCACGGAAACAA ccGTGGCCAGTCGGCACGTGGACATCGCCACCCAGGGCTGGTTCATCGGGCTGATGTGCGCCATCGCCCTGCTCATCCTGGTGCTCCTCATCGTCTGCTTCATCAAGAGGAACAAGGGCGGAAAATATCCAG tgaaagagaaagaagaagcCCACCAAGACCCGGAGATCCAACCCATGAAGGAGGACGATGGGACATTTGGAGAATACAG tgacacggaggaccaCAAGCCGCTGAAGGGCAGCCGGACGCCGTCCAACGGCACGGTGCGGCGTGACGAGAGCGACGACAGCCTGGTGGACTACGGAGAAGGCGGGGACGGCCAGTTCAACGAAGACGGCTCCTTCATCGGCCAGTACAGCGGCAAGAAGGAGAAAGACACGCACGAGGGCAACGAAAGCTCCGAGGCGCCGTCGCCCGTCAACGCCATGAACTCTTTTGTCTAA
- the nrcama gene encoding neuronal cell adhesion molecule a isoform X2, with translation MDFPVVHLIMGKSTMRSSGSGAVLLMIFLSHLTAALEVPLDPKVLEGLPQPPTITLQSPKDYIFDPREDIIIHCEAKGKPHPSFSWTRNGSHFDVEQDSKVLMKPGSGTLVIDISGEKAEAYEGTYQCTAHNDHGTAISNNIVIRQSRSPLWSKERLEPITVQTGVSLVLQCRPPAGLPPPVIFWMDNIFQRLPLDNRVTQALNGDLYFSNVLPEDNRNDYICYARFPYTQTIQQKQPISVTVLQTFPAGQRRPDFMTPLGATSTKMVLRGETLELECIAEGLPTPEMSWQKDGGELPTSRVSFLNYKKTVKILDVSESDGGDYTCTATNRLGTAHHIIKVAVKAAPFWISAPRNLILAPNETGILTCRVSGDPKPDISWFVNGVPIENAPEDPTRKVDGDTVILSRVQTSSSAVYQCNASNEFGYLIANAFVSVLAEPPRVLTPPNQVYKVITNSPALLHCATFGSPIPTITWFKDRQISIKSEDPYVIHENGTLEINVAQSQNSGKYTCIASNNLGIKENHVFLEVKEPTRILKQPEYKVVQRGMSAIFECKVKHDPSLVPTMTWLKNSGELPDDERFEVDTDSLIIKDVTEEDEGTYTCIMNTTLDRDSASAMLTVVEATPTPAIVYEKPDPPTDLELTDQTERSVQLTWIPGDEHNSATQNFLIQYEDLLHQPGIWVNMTEVAGTSTTAQLELSPHVYYSFRVLAKNQVGYSQPSQPSRQYRTNPAAPDENPSNVHGEGTEPGNLVISWTSLTGFQSNGPGLEYKVLWRQMDVDQEWSSNTVANASQYVVSGVPVYVPYEIKVQALNDYGNGPEAEVVVGYSGEDLPLSAPDGVLVTVDNSTMAKVHWEPVSPNSVRGKLKGYKVYYRRQRGLEEDVDQESQDQVLTFNENQTEGHLAGLQPYSLYNIFIRVLNSKGEGPQSQDKQFETLEGVPGPPSFLNVLNPSLDSLTLEWGPPLKKNGRLIGYTLKYQPVINSSEVGPATVLDFPLNETTVALDNLNSSVLYQFHLSAKTIKGAGANFTKEASTVTETTHIQPTVQTGKGPTEPPPHPTSPVTQSTHPPLRKAPSVGPVFGIVNTSVWEECAMITWEYFGHHKNIYVEYTVENSKEDWKRESVNGSHSHILKGLKPGTSYRVRVVARDPAGAAAHTTTEEVVTVPAVASRHVDIATQGWFIGLMCAIALLILVLLIVCFIKRNKGGKYPVKEKEEAHQDPEIQPMKEDDGTFGEYSDTEDHKPLKGSRTPSNGTVRRDESDDSLVDYGEGGDGQFNEDGSFIGQYSGKKEKDTHEGNESSEAPSPVNAMNSFV, from the exons ATGGACTTCCCTGTGGTCCACCTGATCATGGGCAAGAGTACGATGAGATCCTCAGGCTCTGGAGCGGTTCTTCTCATGATCTTCTTGAGTCACCTGACAGCGGCGCTGGAAGTGCCCCTTGATC ctaaggTCCTGGAAGGAT TGCCTCAGCCCCCCACTATCACGCTGCAATCCCCAAAGGATTACATCTTCGACCCACGGGAGGACATCATCATCCACTGTGAAGCCAAGGGGAAGCCTCACCCCAG CTTTTCTTGGACGAGGAACGGGAGCCATTTTGATGTGGAGCAAGACTCCAAAGTTCTAATGAAACCCGGTTCGGGAACTCTGGTCATCGACATCAGTGGGGAAAAGGCCGAGGCCTACGAGGGAACGTACCAATGCACGGCCCACAATGACCACGGCACGGCTATCTCCAACAACATCGTCATCAGACAGTCCA GGTCCCCCTTGTGGTCGAAAGAAAGACTTGAGCCCATCACGGTGCAGACGGGGGTCTCGCTGGTGCTGCAATGCCGCCCCCCGGCAGGGCTGCCCCCTCCCGTCATATTTTGGATGGATAACA TTTTCCAGAGGCTGCCGCTGGACAATCGAGTGACCCAGGCCCTGAACGGAGACTTGTACTTTTCCAACGTCCTCCCAGAGGATAATAGGAACGACTACATCTGCTATGCCCGCTTCCCGTATACGCAAACCATCCAGCAGAAGCAGCCCATCTCCGTCACAGTGCTACAAA CCTTCCCAGCAGGACAGCGGCGTCCCGATTTCATGACTCCTTTAGGCGCCACCAGCACCAAGATGGTCCTGCGAGGGGAGACCCTCGAGCTGGAATGCATCGCCGAAGGCTT GCCCACTCCGGAGATGTCTTGGCAGAAAGACGGCGGGGAGCTGCCAACCAGCAGAGTTTCTTTCCTGAACTACAAGAAGACGGTTAAGATTTTGGATGTAAGCGAAAGCGACGGCGGCGACTACACCTGCACGGCGACCAACCGCCTGGGCACGGCACACCACATCATCAAGGTCGCCGTTAAAG CTGCTCCATTCTGGATCAGCGCTCCCAGGAACTTGATCCTGGCCCCAAATGAGACCGGCATCCTGACTTGTCGAGTCAGCGGAGACCCCAAGCCGGATATTAGTTGGTTTGTCAATGGAGTCCCGATAGAAA ATGCTCCTGAGGACCCCACTCGCAAGGTGGATGGCGACACGGTCATCCTCAGCCGTGTGCAAACCAGCTCCAGCGCCGTTTACCAGTGTAACGCCTCAAACGAATTTGGCTACCTTATCGCCAACGCATTTGTCAGCGTGCTCG CGGAGCCCCCGAGGGTGCTCACTCCTCCCAACCAAGTGTACAAGGTCATCACCAACAGTCCCGCTTTACTCCACTGCGCCACTTTCGGCTCACCCATACCAACCATCACATG GTTCAAAGATCGACAAATCAGCATCAAGAGCGAAGACCCCTACGTGATCCACGAGAACGGCACGCTGGAGATCAACGTGGCCCAATCGCAGAACAGCGGCAAGTACACGTGCATTGCTAGCAACAACCTGGGCATCAAGGAAAACCACGTTTTCCTGGAGGTCAAAGAGCCCACGCGTATCCTGAAGCAGCCCGAGTACAAGGTGGTGCAACGAGGCATGAGCGCCATCTTCGAGTGTAAAGTCAAGCACGACCCGTCCCTCGTCCCCACCATGACATGGTTGAAAAACAGCGGCGAGCTGCCAGACGACGAGAG GTTTGAGGTGGACACCGACAGTTTGATCATCAAAGACGTGACGGAGGAAGACGAGGGCACTTACACGTGCATCATGAACACCACCCTGGACCGGGACTCGGCCAGCGCCATGCTTACAGTCGTCG AGGCTACTCCCACTCCAGCTATTGTCTACG AGAAACCTGACCCGCCAACTGATCTGGAACTCACTGACCAAACAGAACGGAGTGTTCAGCTCACCTGGATCCCTGGAGATGAACACAACAGTGCCACTCAga ATTTTTTGATCCAGTACGAGGATTTGCTGCACCAGCCCGGCATCTGGGTCAACATGACAGAAGTGGCTGGTACGAGCACCACGGCGCAACTGGAGCTCTCGCCGCACGTTTACTACTCCTTCCGGGTTCTGGCCAAGAACCAGGTGGGCTACAGCCAACCCAGCCAGCCATCACGCCAGTACAGAACCAACCCGGCGG CACCTGATGAGAATCCTTCAAATGTTCATGGAGAAGGAACAGAACCTGGCAACCTGGTCATCTCCTGGACA TCGCTAACAGGATTCCAGTCCAACGGGCCCGGTCTGGAGTACAAAGTGCTTTGGCGCCAGATGGACGTGGATCAAGAATGGTCCTCCAATACGGTGGCCAACGCCTCACAATACGTCGTGTCCGGAGTTCCCGTCTACGTTCCCTACGAGATCAAAGTCCAAGCGCTCAACGACTACGGCAACGGGCCGGAAGCCGAGGTCGTCGTCGGATACTCCGGGGAAGACT TGCCTTTGTCCGCCCCTGATGGTGTCCTGGTCACGGTTGACAACAGCACAATGGCTAAAGTGCATTGGGAGCCGGTGTCGCCTAACTCGGTTCGTGGGAAACTTAAAGGCTACAAG GTATACTACCGTCGCCAACGAGGCCTGGAGGAAGATGTGGATCAAGAGTCCCAAGACCAAGTTCTGACCTTCAACGAGAACCAGACCGAGGGACACCTGGCGGGCTTGCAGCCCTACAGCCTCTACAACATCTTCATCAGGGTCTTGAATAGCAAAGGAGAAGGTCCTCAGAGTCAGGACAAGCAATTTGAGACCCTCGAGGGAG TTCCAGGACCACCGTCTTTTTTAAACGTCTTGAATCCCAGTTTGGACTCGCTCACTCTGGAATGGGGTCCACCACTGAAGAAAAATGGACGCCTTATTGGGTACACGCTGAAATACCAGCCAG TTATTAACAGCTCGGAAGTGGGGCCGGCCACCGTCCTGGATTTCCCGCTCAACGAGACCACGGTAGCGTTGGACAACCTCAACTCCAGCGTCCTCTACCAGTTCCACCTGAGTGCAAAGACCATCAAAGGCGCTGGCGCCAATTTCACCAAAGAGGCCTCCACCGTCACGGAAACAA CTCATATTCAGCCCACTGTCCAGACGGGCAAAG GCCCCACTGAGCCCCCTCCTCACCCAACCTCCCCCGTCACTCAATCTACGCACCCCCCGCTTCGCAAGG CGCCCTCTGTGGGTCCCGTTTTTGGCATAGTAAACACATCAGTATGGGAGGAGTGCGCGATGATCACTTGGGAATACTTTGGACACCATAAGAACATTTATGTGGAATACACGGTAGAAAACA GTAAAGAGGACTGGAAAAGGGAGTCGGTAAACGGCTCTCACTCGCATATTTTAAAAGGCTTAAAGCCGGGGACGTCCTATAGGGTGCGCGTGGTCGCTCGAGACCCGGCCGGGGCGGCGGCCCACACCACCACTGAAGAGGTGGTTACAGTGCCAG ccGTGGCCAGTCGGCACGTGGACATCGCCACCCAGGGCTGGTTCATCGGGCTGATGTGCGCCATCGCCCTGCTCATCCTGGTGCTCCTCATCGTCTGCTTCATCAAGAGGAACAAGGGCGGAAAATATCCAG tgaaagagaaagaagaagcCCACCAAGACCCGGAGATCCAACCCATGAAGGAGGACGATGGGACATTTGGAGAATACAG tgacacggaggaccaCAAGCCGCTGAAGGGCAGCCGGACGCCGTCCAACGGCACGGTGCGGCGTGACGAGAGCGACGACAGCCTGGTGGACTACGGAGAAGGCGGGGACGGCCAGTTCAACGAAGACGGCTCCTTCATCGGCCAGTACAGCGGCAAGAAGGAGAAAGACACGCACGAGGGCAACGAAAGCTCCGAGGCGCCGTCGCCCGTCAACGCCATGAACTCTTTTGTCTAA